A section of the Paenibacillus aurantius genome encodes:
- a CDS encoding IclR family transcriptional regulator yields the protein MTKRKYSVPALEKGLSIIETLANSPVPLGVTDIYETSKLPKSTIFMILTTLEELNYLQKAEDGKYRLTLKLYNIGMEMLSKMDLRNIARPLMEELAAELRVTVHLAILENGKATYIEKVKGPGFVQFSTEVGQSMPLHNSGVGKVLAAFLPKDTLESYLKLHGMPATTEHTITSHEAFTKFLENVRESGFAIEDEEGELGIRCIAAPIYDHTGAVAAALSITALRNELPSISFPEVGRKVKQKAMQISFRLGYDRTEEE from the coding sequence ATGACTAAAAGAAAATATTCGGTACCCGCCCTGGAAAAAGGGCTTTCGATTATAGAGACACTGGCCAACTCCCCGGTTCCGCTCGGGGTAACCGATATATACGAAACCAGTAAGCTTCCTAAATCAACGATCTTTATGATCCTGACCACACTGGAGGAGTTGAATTATCTCCAAAAAGCGGAGGACGGCAAGTACCGGTTAACGTTGAAGCTGTACAACATCGGGATGGAGATGCTGTCCAAGATGGATCTTCGGAATATAGCCAGACCCCTCATGGAAGAATTAGCTGCCGAGCTCCGCGTTACGGTCCATCTGGCCATTCTCGAGAACGGTAAAGCAACCTATATCGAGAAGGTCAAAGGCCCCGGCTTCGTCCAGTTCTCCACCGAAGTCGGTCAATCCATGCCCCTGCACAACTCCGGGGTAGGCAAAGTTCTGGCCGCCTTCCTGCCTAAGGACACCTTGGAGTCCTATTTAAAGCTTCACGGCATGCCGGCGACAACGGAACACACGATCACCTCCCACGAAGCGTTCACGAAATTTCTTGAGAATGTTCGCGAGAGCGGTTTCGCCATCGAGGATGAGGAGGGTGAACTGGGTATAAGGTGCATCGCCGCACCGATTTACGATCATACAGGAGCGGTCGCTGCCGCCCTCAGCATTACAGCGCTGCGCAATGAGCTTCCGAGTATTTCTTTCCCGGAAGTTGGCCGGAAAGTGAAGCAGAAAGCCATGCAAATTTCTTTTAGATTAGGCTATGACCGGACAGAGGAAGAGTAA
- a CDS encoding alanine racemase yields the protein MERVEAACMIQTNELDTPFVLIDLDLVMGNIASMQAVADQNGIKLRPHAKTHKMPEIARLQMEAGASGVTVAKLGEAEAMIEGGIRNLLIAYPIIGPRKIERLAELLPKAHLTVVVESYDGMKAVSEAGRMAGLTVSVLIEVDSGFNRVGITQEEDVLAIARAIAADPWLKLEGLLTFAGQSYDAGDTEELLRTVKLEAETVRELTERLRKEGFEITVVSAGSTPSSPHVAGMPGITEIRPGTYVFGDLMQVKLGAHKLEHCALTVKVTVISRPAEDRAVIDAGTKVFSSDGEDSPIGTGRGYVPGRPGITLEWMTEEHGMLRLAPEEQGLKIGEQLEVIPVHCCAVVNLTDQVAAVRQGHVVELWKVSARGKVR from the coding sequence ATGGAAAGAGTGGAAGCGGCTTGCATGATCCAAACAAACGAACTGGATACCCCTTTCGTTCTTATCGATCTTGATTTGGTCATGGGTAACATCGCGTCCATGCAGGCGGTGGCAGACCAAAACGGAATTAAGCTCAGGCCGCACGCCAAAACGCATAAGATGCCGGAAATCGCCCGTTTGCAAATGGAGGCCGGGGCGTCAGGCGTTACCGTAGCCAAGCTTGGGGAGGCGGAAGCCATGATCGAAGGGGGGATCCGGAATCTTCTGATCGCGTATCCGATCATCGGCCCGAGAAAGATAGAACGGCTGGCTGAGCTTCTGCCAAAAGCTCATTTGACGGTAGTCGTGGAAAGCTACGATGGGATGAAGGCCGTCTCGGAGGCCGGACGGATGGCCGGCTTGACGGTCTCCGTTCTGATTGAGGTAGACAGCGGGTTTAACCGGGTGGGGATAACCCAAGAGGAAGACGTACTGGCGATCGCGAGGGCCATCGCGGCGGATCCTTGGCTTAAGCTGGAAGGGTTGTTGACCTTTGCTGGCCAATCGTACGACGCAGGGGATACGGAGGAGCTGCTCCGGACCGTTAAGCTGGAAGCGGAGACGGTAAGAGAACTGACCGAACGGCTCCGTAAGGAAGGCTTCGAGATAACGGTAGTGAGCGCAGGCTCCACTCCGTCTAGCCCTCATGTGGCGGGGATGCCGGGCATTACCGAAATACGTCCCGGCACTTACGTGTTCGGGGATTTGATGCAGGTAAAGCTTGGGGCTCACAAGCTGGAGCATTGTGCTTTAACGGTTAAAGTGACGGTAATCAGCCGGCCTGCGGAGGATCGGGCCGTTATCGACGCAGGGACGAAAGTATTCTCGAGCGATGGGGAAGATTCTCCTATCGGTACCGGCCGGGGGTATGTACCCGGACGCCCGGGCATTACGCTGGAATGGATGACGGAGGAGCACGGGATGCTGCGGTTGGCACCGGAAGAGCAGGGGCTGAAGATAGGAGAGCAGCTGGAAGTTATCCCGGTTCACTGCTGCGCCGTGGTTAATCTGACGGACCAGGTAGCCGCTGTCCGTCAAGGGCATGTGGTGGAACTGTGGAAGGTATCGGCTCGCGGCAAAGTTCGATAG
- a CDS encoding M20/M25/M40 family metallo-hydrolase, which yields MVISEISQQIAGWVAGQRHRIVELTARLVRHPTVNQVTDGTEGECQRELQVLFEGMGLETRLYSPEVAPVFRSHPAYFPGKDYTHRPNVAGVWKGQGNGRSLLFSSHIDTAVVAPGWLASPWEPRVEQGRVYGLGSFDMKGGLAASIMAVKCLMELGLRPLGDVILESVVDEEFGGANGTLAGRLMGYNADAAIIPEPTNLAICPATRGGALWRLVFRGQTGLAFSGETIRNPLYDAAKFLVYLEQFERDRSKGGGPAPWYTSSGELPVIPTRAAAGDLASPLCDVGPEECAIDVWVECHPGTTEESLKEEILTGYRRQFGPDAPLPEFQKMIRFLPGSQVLPDLPLLPIMGEQVRRVTAGEPAFHGAPFACDAFIFNLYSPTPAVVLGPSGANAHAADEYVDIESLCRLTEIYAGIILEWCGISDGKGEGR from the coding sequence ATGGTCATATCCGAGATATCCCAACAAATAGCCGGCTGGGTGGCCGGCCAGCGGCATAGAATAGTCGAATTGACGGCCCGGCTCGTTCGCCATCCAACGGTCAATCAAGTGACGGACGGAACGGAAGGGGAATGCCAAAGGGAGCTCCAGGTTCTGTTTGAAGGCATGGGACTCGAAACCAGGCTGTACTCCCCGGAGGTGGCCCCGGTTTTTCGTTCCCACCCGGCTTATTTTCCTGGAAAGGACTATACTCATCGCCCTAACGTGGCAGGCGTTTGGAAAGGACAGGGCAACGGCAGGTCACTTCTGTTTTCCAGTCATATCGATACGGCGGTAGTCGCTCCGGGCTGGCTGGCGTCGCCTTGGGAACCGCGGGTTGAACAGGGGAGAGTATACGGGCTGGGCTCCTTCGATATGAAAGGAGGGCTTGCGGCCTCGATTATGGCCGTGAAGTGCCTGATGGAGCTGGGCTTGAGGCCTTTAGGGGATGTCATTCTGGAATCCGTGGTAGACGAGGAATTTGGCGGAGCGAACGGAACCCTTGCCGGGAGATTGATGGGGTATAACGCGGACGCGGCCATCATTCCCGAGCCGACCAACTTGGCCATTTGTCCGGCTACACGGGGAGGAGCGCTGTGGCGGCTCGTCTTCCGCGGCCAAACCGGGCTGGCCTTCAGCGGAGAAACGATCCGCAATCCTCTTTACGACGCGGCTAAGTTTCTGGTTTATCTGGAGCAGTTCGAAAGGGATCGCAGCAAGGGAGGAGGGCCCGCTCCCTGGTATACGTCGTCCGGTGAACTTCCGGTTATTCCGACACGGGCCGCGGCGGGTGATTTGGCCTCCCCCCTCTGCGATGTAGGTCCCGAAGAATGCGCTATCGATGTATGGGTGGAGTGCCATCCCGGAACGACGGAGGAATCGCTGAAGGAGGAGATCTTAACGGGGTATCGGCGCCAGTTCGGCCCGGATGCGCCGTTACCCGAATTCCAGAAGATGATCCGGTTCCTGCCCGGCTCGCAGGTGCTTCCGGATCTGCCTCTTCTTCCTATTATGGGGGAACAGGTTCGGCGCGTGACCGCAGGGGAGCCCGCTTTTCATGGCGCCCCGTTTGCTTGTGATGCTTTTATTTTTAATTTATACAGTCCTACCCCTGCGGTTGTCCTGGGTCCTTCGGGAGCCAACGCGCATGCGGCTGATGAGTATGTGGACATAGAGTCCCTCTGCCGATTAACCGAAATATACGCCGGCATCATTCTGGAATGGTGTGGAATTTCGGATGGAAAAGGAGAAGGAAGATGA
- a CDS encoding RidA family protein: protein MRQAIFTKDASPGDGPYSQAIVSKGFLFVSGQGPINPQGYVTGETIEEQARLTLDNIVTILQAAHCSMDHVVKVNVILSDMSHFGRFNEVYKEYFEAPMPARTCFGGELDGILVEIDVIAALPE, encoded by the coding sequence ATGAGGCAAGCGATCTTTACGAAGGATGCATCACCGGGGGACGGTCCCTATTCACAGGCGATTGTATCCAAGGGCTTCTTATTCGTATCGGGCCAAGGGCCGATCAATCCCCAGGGCTACGTCACAGGAGAAACCATAGAGGAACAGGCCCGGTTGACCTTGGATAATATCGTAACTATTCTGCAAGCGGCCCATTGCTCGATGGACCATGTGGTGAAAGTCAACGTCATCTTGTCGGATATGAGTCACTTCGGGCGTTTTAACGAGGTGTACAAGGAATACTTTGAAGCGCCGATGCCCGCGCGTACCTGCTTCGGCGGTGAGCTTGACGGCATCCTGGTGGAAATAGACGTCATTGCGGCTCTGCCGGAATAG